Proteins encoded by one window of Anaerolineae bacterium:
- a CDS encoding substrate-binding domain-containing protein, producing MLPLERQASILQLLRQTPGITVSELAQMLHVSEGTIRNDLKALESAGKIQRVRGGAIVPDHHTFISPTFAARARTNVRAKECIARWAAELVEDGDSIMLDASTTVYAMVPYLQKRKNLTVITNGIEIALALAKNLSHTVILIGGKVRPDGTSVGGSLGEQIVRNLHARTAFVSCTGFSVSAGLTEVDLPEIELKRLMIQSADRVIALIDSSKFGRVDLTSFASIEQIAHIFTDDQIAPAYIEELRQTPIQLTVCSEESTSTYPPSRHPPRPKRYKIGFANLSDALPFAADVRRGLERAIQITPDMELIARDNQMDTEVALRVADELIAAGVHLVIEYHLDEQAGPQLMNKFQRAGIPVIAVDIPIVGATFFGVDNYRAGHLAGLALGEWILRHWQGHVEQVIMLEEPRAGKLPAARMQGQLDGLQKILGPLPAERIRSVNCGNNCRMSEEQIYRLLQEMPSVHRIAVLCFNDEAALGAVRAARQLGREEDLVVVGQGADRQVRQEIRDPQSRIIGSTAYWPERYGPKLVEIAGKILAGQPVPPAIFNEHVFISHDNINLYYPQDVDSAVYELPIAQEEML from the coding sequence GTGCTCCCTCTCGAACGGCAGGCGAGTATCTTACAATTACTGCGCCAGACACCGGGCATCACGGTGAGTGAGTTGGCCCAGATGTTGCATGTGTCAGAGGGCACGATCCGCAACGACTTGAAGGCGCTGGAGAGCGCCGGCAAGATCCAGCGCGTGCGCGGCGGCGCCATCGTCCCCGACCACCACACCTTCATCAGCCCCACATTTGCGGCTCGCGCTCGCACGAACGTGCGCGCCAAGGAATGCATCGCCCGCTGGGCGGCGGAACTGGTGGAAGACGGCGACTCGATTATGCTCGACGCCAGCACCACCGTCTATGCCATGGTCCCGTACCTGCAGAAGCGCAAGAACCTGACGGTTATCACCAACGGCATAGAGATCGCCCTCGCCCTGGCCAAAAACCTCTCTCACACGGTCATCCTCATCGGCGGCAAGGTGCGGCCCGATGGCACATCGGTCGGCGGCAGTCTGGGCGAGCAAATCGTGCGCAACCTCCATGCCCGCACCGCCTTCGTCTCCTGCACGGGATTCTCCGTATCCGCCGGCCTCACCGAAGTAGACCTGCCCGAGATCGAACTCAAGCGGTTGATGATCCAGAGCGCGGACCGGGTGATAGCACTGATAGACTCCAGCAAATTTGGACGGGTGGACCTCACTTCCTTCGCTTCCATCGAGCAGATTGCCCATATCTTCACCGATGACCAGATCGCCCCCGCCTACATCGAAGAACTGCGCCAAACCCCGATCCAGCTCACGGTATGCAGTGAAGAGAGCACCTCCACCTATCCACCCAGCCGGCATCCGCCCAGACCGAAGCGCTACAAGATCGGCTTCGCCAACCTCAGCGACGCCCTGCCCTTCGCCGCCGATGTGCGCCGCGGCCTGGAGCGAGCCATCCAGATAACACCCGACATGGAGCTGATCGCCCGCGATAACCAGATGGACACCGAGGTAGCTCTGCGTGTCGCGGATGAGCTGATCGCCGCCGGCGTCCACCTGGTCATCGAATACCACCTGGACGAGCAGGCCGGCCCCCAGCTCATGAACAAGTTCCAGCGCGCCGGCATCCCCGTCATCGCCGTGGACATCCCCATCGTGGGCGCCACCTTCTTCGGCGTAGATAACTACCGCGCCGGCCATCTGGCCGGCCTGGCCCTTGGGGAATGGATCCTCCGCCACTGGCAGGGCCATGTGGAGCAGGTGATCATGCTCGAAGAGCCGCGCGCCGGCAAACTGCCCGCCGCCCGCATGCAGGGCCAGCTCGACGGCCTGCAGAAAATCCTCGGGCCCCTGCCGGCGGAGCGCATCCGCAGCGTCAACTGCGGCAATAACTGCCGCATGAGCGAAGAACAAATATACCGGCTCCTTCAGGAAATGCCGTCCGTCCACCGCATCGCCGTGCTGTGCTTTAATGACGAGGCGGCATTGGGAGCGGTGCGGGCGGCCCGCCAACTGGGGCGCGAGGAGGACCTGGTGGTGGTGGGACAGGGCGCCGACCGGCAGGTGCGCCAGGAGATACGGGACCCGCAGTCGCGCATCATCGGCTCCACCGCCTACTGGCCCGAGCGCTACGGCCCCAAGCTGGTCGAGATCGCCGGCAAAATCCTCGCCGGCCAGCCGGTCCCGCCGGCCATCTTCAACGAGCACGTGTTTATCTCGCACGACAACATCAACCTGTACTATCCGCAGGACGTTGATTCTGCCGTGTACGAATTACCTATTGCCCAAGAGGAAATGCTATGA
- a CDS encoding sugar ABC transporter ATP-binding protein: MTEPILELLHISKRFDMTQALDDVSLAIYPGEIHALVGENGAGKSTLIKIATGVHQPDTGEIRVQGRPVVIRNSQEAQALGIAAIYQEPMIFPDLNVAENIFISHRSRGPFVRWNQMYKDAEKILAKLGVVMDVRQSAQGLTVAQQQTVEIARAISLDVRVLIMDEPTSALSLHEVQQLFKLVRSLRDRGIAVLFIGHRLEEVFEIADRITVLRDGKLISSRPRSEVTVEQVIRDMVGREVEEFFAKSSVQHGEVVLSVRGLTKQNVFYDVNFDLRRGEVLGFAGLVGSRRTDVALALFGIEPADAGEITIGGKSVRIRSPQQAMELGIAYVTEDRRKYGLVMPMPICANITLPTLPQFLNGLGLIQRQKEIEVAEQFRQRLNIMTPSVLNTVERLSGGNQQKVLLCKWLNVQPRVLILDEPTRGIDVGAKVEVHHMINDLAAQGIGIILISSDLPEVLAMSDRILVMHEGRQMGIYTREEATQEKIMAAAMGHPEAILERQA; the protein is encoded by the coding sequence ATGACGGAACCGATTCTAGAGCTACTGCACATCTCCAAGCGATTCGACATGACCCAGGCGCTGGATGACGTCTCCCTGGCCATCTACCCTGGGGAAATCCATGCGCTGGTGGGGGAAAACGGCGCCGGCAAATCCACCCTCATCAAAATCGCTACCGGCGTCCATCAGCCGGACACGGGCGAGATCCGGGTGCAGGGCCGGCCGGTAGTCATCCGCAACTCACAAGAGGCCCAGGCGCTCGGCATCGCCGCCATCTACCAGGAGCCCATGATCTTCCCGGACCTGAACGTGGCGGAGAACATTTTCATCAGTCACCGCTCTCGCGGCCCCTTCGTCCGCTGGAACCAAATGTATAAGGACGCCGAAAAAATTCTGGCCAAGCTCGGTGTGGTGATGGACGTGCGGCAGTCTGCCCAGGGCCTGACCGTGGCGCAACAGCAGACCGTCGAAATCGCCCGCGCCATCTCCCTGGATGTGCGCGTCCTCATCATGGACGAACCCACCTCCGCCCTCTCCCTGCACGAGGTCCAGCAGTTGTTTAAGCTGGTGCGCTCCCTGCGCGATCGCGGCATCGCCGTGCTGTTCATCGGCCACCGGCTGGAAGAGGTGTTCGAGATCGCCGACCGCATCACGGTGCTCCGGGATGGCAAGCTCATCTCCTCTCGACCGCGCAGTGAGGTCACGGTGGAACAGGTAATTCGTGACATGGTGGGCCGCGAGGTGGAGGAGTTCTTCGCCAAAAGCTCCGTTCAGCACGGCGAAGTGGTGCTGTCAGTGCGGGGATTGACCAAACAGAACGTCTTCTACGACGTTAATTTCGACCTGCGGCGGGGAGAGGTGCTGGGCTTCGCCGGCCTGGTCGGCTCCCGCCGCACGGACGTCGCCCTGGCGCTGTTCGGCATCGAGCCAGCCGACGCCGGCGAAATCACCATTGGCGGCAAATCCGTCCGCATCCGCTCCCCTCAACAGGCCATGGAGCTGGGCATCGCCTATGTCACCGAGGACCGCCGCAAGTACGGCCTGGTGATGCCCATGCCCATTTGTGCCAACATTACCCTGCCAACCCTGCCCCAATTCCTGAACGGCCTGGGGCTGATTCAGCGCCAGAAGGAGATCGAGGTAGCGGAACAATTCCGTCAGCGTCTGAACATCATGACCCCATCGGTCCTGAACACCGTTGAGCGCCTTTCCGGCGGGAACCAGCAGAAAGTGCTCCTCTGCAAATGGCTGAACGTCCAGCCTAGGGTGCTGATCCTGGATGAACCGACCCGTGGTATTGACGTGGGCGCCAAGGTGGAGGTCCACCATATGATCAACGACCTTGCCGCCCAGGGGATCGGCATCATCCTGATCTCGTCGGATCTGCCGGAAGTGCTGGCGATGAGCGACCGCATCCTGGTGATGCATGAAGGCCGGCAGATGGGCATCTACACCCGCGAAGAGGCCACACAGGAGAAAATCATGGCCGCCGCCATGGGTCATCCCGAAGCGATTCTGGAGAGACAAGCATGA
- a CDS encoding ABC transporter permease, which produces MKFITRILRPEQVRELVTLFLIVIIVLGFGTLLKDYYTGRTFVRVSTSIAIIAVVAMAQTLVAITRNIDLSLGAIVGFCAFFLGVQLSYHHEIGPVPAALIAIAVGTAMGMINGLIIAYGRVPAIITTIGTMAIYRTAIVLYSAPEGGIVSAHRLPMWARQFASWSIFKVGDLDFRVMVGIAIAVVILIQLMLTYLPYGRRLYAIGSNPEAARIAGFPAQRIVFIAYLIGGALAGLGGYLFLLQYGNLMVLAGVGLEFDAVAAAVVGGVNIFGGTGTAIGAFLGATLIGTLDYSLRRWPAISEFWRNAILGLLILLAVATDSAIMARLRSIWARAAAARTAEMAEAKARSMPQA; this is translated from the coding sequence ATGAAATTCATCACCCGCATCCTTCGACCCGAACAAGTTCGCGAGCTGGTCACACTGTTCCTGATCGTTATCATTGTGTTGGGCTTCGGCACCCTTCTCAAGGATTACTACACCGGGCGCACCTTCGTGCGCGTCTCAACCAGCATTGCCATCATCGCGGTGGTCGCTATGGCCCAGACGCTGGTAGCCATCACGCGCAACATTGACCTGTCGCTGGGAGCCATTGTCGGGTTCTGCGCCTTTTTCCTGGGCGTCCAGCTCTCGTATCACCATGAGATTGGCCCGGTGCCGGCGGCGCTCATCGCCATCGCGGTCGGGACCGCCATGGGGATGATCAACGGTCTCATCATCGCCTACGGACGGGTACCGGCCATCATCACCACCATCGGCACCATGGCCATCTACCGCACCGCCATTGTGCTCTATTCCGCCCCCGAAGGCGGCATCGTCTCCGCCCACCGCTTACCGATGTGGGCGCGCCAGTTCGCCAGCTGGAGCATCTTCAAAGTCGGCGATCTGGACTTCCGCGTCATGGTGGGCATTGCTATCGCGGTGGTCATCCTCATCCAATTAATGCTGACATACCTGCCCTACGGCCGCCGGCTGTACGCCATCGGATCCAACCCGGAAGCAGCGCGCATCGCCGGCTTCCCCGCTCAGCGCATTGTCTTCATCGCCTACCTCATCGGCGGCGCGCTGGCCGGCCTGGGCGGCTATCTCTTCCTGCTCCAGTACGGCAACCTGATGGTGCTGGCCGGCGTGGGTCTGGAATTTGACGCGGTGGCCGCGGCCGTGGTGGGCGGCGTGAACATTTTCGGTGGGACCGGGACAGCCATCGGTGCCTTCCTGGGCGCGACGCTTATCGGTACCCTGGACTACAGCCTGCGGCGCTGGCCGGCCATCAGCGAGTTCTGGCGCAACGCCATCCTCGGCCTCCTCATCCTGCTCGCCGTCGCCACCGACAGCGCCATCATGGCCCGTCTGCGGTCGATCTGGGCCCGCGCCGCGGCCGCCAGGACCGCCGAAATGGCGGAAGCGAAGGCCCGCTCCATGCCGCAGGCGTGA
- a CDS encoding ABC transporter permease yields MLSTRLASLRRMQFLRSWEAILFVLFLITLFYNSARAPAYLTVENQINVFYLYAEKIIVALIMTFIIINGEIDLSVSSVMGLAAGILGRMIELGYPGELALAAALITGLLCGLWNGLWIAYGRLSSLIVTLAGMIMFRGLVWVLVEDRSITTFPDWINNMGQRPILGPFPLSLLIFFFLLVIAYIVLQHSAFGRYVYVIGNNREVARFSGVKVEAVKLVLFIASGLISALAGVLYTARLGAMRASTAEGFELEIITMVLLGGVNIFGGSGTLLGVLLSILLILNLRNGMSLSNITLQQQTGVIGALLIFSVLVPNLANRVRAELNRRRFARLAAERAALAERKEVKAETK; encoded by the coding sequence ATGCTGAGCACTCGTCTCGCATCCCTTCGCCGGATGCAGTTCCTGCGCTCATGGGAGGCCATCCTTTTCGTCCTGTTTCTGATCACCCTATTCTATAATTCGGCGCGCGCGCCGGCGTACCTGACGGTGGAAAACCAGATCAACGTCTTCTACCTGTACGCCGAGAAGATCATCGTCGCGTTGATCATGACCTTCATTATCATTAACGGGGAAATTGACCTGTCGGTCTCATCGGTGATGGGCCTTGCCGCCGGCATCCTCGGCCGCATGATCGAGCTGGGCTATCCTGGAGAACTCGCCCTCGCGGCGGCGCTGATCACCGGCCTCCTCTGCGGCCTGTGGAACGGCTTGTGGATCGCCTACGGCCGGCTCTCCTCCCTCATCGTCACCCTGGCCGGCATGATCATGTTCCGCGGCCTGGTATGGGTGCTGGTCGAGGACCGCTCCATCACCACCTTCCCCGATTGGATCAACAACATGGGCCAGCGTCCCATCCTGGGTCCATTCCCGCTGTCCCTGCTGATCTTCTTCTTCCTGCTCGTCATCGCCTATATCGTCCTCCAGCATTCCGCATTTGGGCGCTACGTGTACGTCATCGGCAACAACCGCGAGGTGGCACGCTTTTCTGGCGTCAAGGTCGAGGCCGTGAAGCTGGTGCTGTTCATTGCCTCTGGCCTGATCTCGGCCCTGGCCGGCGTGCTGTACACCGCCCGCCTGGGCGCCATGCGCGCCAGCACCGCCGAAGGCTTTGAGCTGGAAATCATCACCATGGTGCTCCTGGGCGGCGTCAATATCTTCGGCGGCTCTGGCACCCTTCTCGGCGTACTGCTGTCTATCCTGCTGATCCTGAACCTGCGCAACGGTATGTCGCTGTCCAACATCACCCTCCAACAGCAGACTGGCGTCATTGGCGCACTGCTCATCTTCTCGGTGCTCGTGCCCAACCTGGCCAACCGGGTGCGGGCTGAACTGAATCGCCGGCGTTTCGCTCGTCTGGCTGCCGAACGAGCAGCTCTCGCGGAGAGAAAG